The following proteins come from a genomic window of Panicum hallii strain FIL2 chromosome 8, PHallii_v3.1, whole genome shotgun sequence:
- the LOC112902776 gene encoding pentatricopeptide repeat-containing protein At4g21065-like, which yields MQMPSAPLSAAAAGARVSRRPNLSLLADRCTTTRALARVHAAMLVSGRLAENAFAASRLLTAYDALAPDPAAAALTLLSSVPIATNSFMLNTTLRALASSPDPAAAFPFFARLRATGALAAPGGHTFSFLLKAAARLPHPLPVAGQLHALAVRHGVHLDAYVANGLVRAYSVAGRLGAARRVFDEVPERNANLHTTVVSAYAQNGRHEGAMAAFDEMVSEGFEPTGASLSSVLFACARSVSGGLQMGRRVHDLMVARGMAEGTILGTALVDMYAKNGAIQEAVAVFDRMPERRAPATWNALISGLAHHGHGKRALEVFERMQQEGVLPNAITLVGALSACCHAGLLEEARRLFRSMKDFGIAPGIQHYGCMVNLLGGAGLLSEAEEMIRGMKCKADTMIWGALLTACKNHGDVEIGERVVVEMLKLDPSNHGVYVVLSNLYAEAGRWQDVDKLRKVMKGERLSKIPGASTVGGPPEQLEIATTR from the coding sequence ATGCAAATGCCATCGGCGCCGctctccgcggccgccgccggcgcccgcgtCAGCCGCCGTCCGAACCTCTCCCTCCTCGCCGACCGCTGCACCACCACGCGCGCGCTGGCCCGCGTCCACGCGGCCATGCTCGTCTCCGGCCGCCTCGCCGAGAACGCCTTCGCGGCGTCTCGCCTCCTGACCGCCTACGACGCGCTGGCCccggaccccgccgccgccgcgctcacGCTCCTCTCCTCCGTCCCAATCGCCACCAACTCCTTCATGCTCAACACCACCCTCCGCGCACTCGCCTCCTCCCCGGACCCTGCCGCCGCGTTCCCCTTCTTCGCGCGCCTCCGCGCCACCGGCGCCCTCGCCGCGCCCGGCGGGCACACCTTCTCATTTCTCCTCAaggccgccgcgcgcctcccgcACCCGCTACCCGTCGCCGGGCAGCTCCACGCGCTCGCCGTTCGCCACGGGGTGCACCTCGACGCCTACGTCGCCAACGGGCTCGTCCGGGCCTACTCCGTGGCCGGCCGCCTCGGCGCCGCGCGCAGGGTGTTCGACGAGGTGCCCGAGCGGAACGCGAACCTGCACACCACGGTCGTCTCTGCTTACGCGCAGAACGGGCGGCATGAGGGCGCCATGGCAGCATTCGACGAGATGGTCAGCGAGGGGTTTGAGCCCACCGGCGCTTCGCTGTCATCTGTGCTGTTTGCGTGCGCGCGGTCCGTGTCGGGCGGGCTCCAGATGGGGCGCCGCGTGCACGACCTCATGGTGGCGCGGGGCATGGCAGAGGGGACCATCCTCGGCACGGCGCTCGTTGACATGTATGCCAAGAATGGCGCCAtccaggaggcggtggcggtgtTCGACAGGATGCCGGAACGGCGCGCGCCAGCAACTTGGAACGCCCTGATCTCAGGGCTGGCGCACCACGGCCATGGCAAGCGCGCGCTGGAAGTGTTCGAGAGGATGCAGCAAGAGGGTGTGCTGCCGAATGCGATCACACTCGTCGGGGCGCTCTCAGCGTGCTGCCACGCAGGGCTGCTGGAGGAGGCCCGCCGGCTGTTCAGGTCCATGAAAGACTTTGGAATCGCTCCAGGCATCCAGCACTACGGGTGCATGGTCAACCTCCTCGGTGGGGCGGGGCTCCTATCAGAGGCAGAGGAGATGATAAGGGGAATGAAATGCAAAGCGGACACCATGATATGGGGAGCACTTCTGACAGCTTGCAAGAATCATGGTGACGTCGAGATCGGCGAGCGGGTGGTGGTGGAGATGCTGAAACTGGATCCTAGCAACCATGGCGTGTATGTTGTGCTGTCAAACTTGTATGCAGAAGCTGGAAGGTGGCAGGACGTGGATAAGCTGAGGAAGGTGATGAAGGGAGAACGGCTGTCAAAGATCCCTGGGGCTAGCACAGTCGGTGGACCACCAGAGCAACTGGAGATCGCCACCACCAGATAA
- the LOC112902777 gene encoding ELMO domain-containing protein A isoform X2, translating into MLGQLALWAKIANEASCGSPRWIGRGLSCVCIKRKGAYERICMNLTPVQEERLQRLKHRMKVYFDPSRRDHQEALKALWHATYPDQELQGLISEQWKDMGWQGRDPSTDFRGAGFISLENLLFFAKTFSASFQRLLKKQCGNRATWEYPFAVAGVNITFMIMQMLDLQSTKPRTFVRAIFIQMLSEDEWAFDLLYCVAFVVMDKQWLDKNASYMDFNEVLKSTRTQLERELMLDDVMRIEDMPSYSLLC; encoded by the exons ATGCTGGGGCAGCTTGCACTGTGGGCTAAAATTGCCA ACGAAGCGTCATGTGGATCACCAAGATGGATAGGGAGAGGCCTATCTTGCGTGTGCATCAAGCGAAAAGGGGCATATGAGAGAATATGCATGAACCTCACACCAGTGCAG GAAGAAAGGCTTCAGAGATTAAAGCATCGCATGAAGGTTTACTTTGATCCATCTAGACGAGATCACCAG GAAGCCCTGAAAGCTCTTTGGCATGCGACATACCCTGATCAAGAACTTCAAGGTTTGATATCGGAACAGTGGAAGGACATGGGTTGGCAAGGAAGAGACCCATCAACTGACTTTAG AGGTGCAGGATTCATCTCTCTGGAGAACCTTCTATTCTTTGCCAAGACATTCTCT GCCTCATTTCAGAGGCTGCTAAAGAAACAGTGCGGTAACAGAGCCACATGGGAGTACCCATTTGCAGTTGCTGGCGTAAACATTACATTCATGATCATGCAGATGCTTGATCTCCAGTCAA CAAAGCCAAGAACATTTGTCCGAGCCATTTTTATTCAAATGCTTTCAG AGGATGAGTGGGCATTTGATCTGCTCTACTGCGTCGCATTTGTTGTGATGGACAAGCAGTGGCTTGACAAGAACGCCTCTTACATGGACTTCAAT GAGGTACTGAAGTCAACACGAACCCAGCTGGAGAGGGAGCTCATGCTGGACGATGTGATGCGGATCGAAGACATGCCATCATACAGCCTGCTTTGCTAG
- the LOC112902777 gene encoding ELMO domain-containing protein A isoform X1 — MEAAAAAPAPAQAAERDPEHHHGCLAVRTSLPRCALGAGGGSSLAGSSDEASCGSPRWIGRGLSCVCIKRKGAYERICMNLTPVQEERLQRLKHRMKVYFDPSRRDHQEALKALWHATYPDQELQGLISEQWKDMGWQGRDPSTDFRGAGFISLENLLFFAKTFSASFQRLLKKQCGNRATWEYPFAVAGVNITFMIMQMLDLQSTKPRTFVRAIFIQMLSEDEWAFDLLYCVAFVVMDKQWLDKNASYMDFNEVLKSTRTQLERELMLDDVMRIEDMPSYSLLC, encoded by the exons atggaggccgcggcggcggcgcccgcgcccgcgcagGCGGCGGAGAGGGACCCGGAGCACCACCACGGCTGTCTTGCCGTCAGGACGTCGCTGCCGCGGTGCGccctcggcgccggcggcggctcctcGCTTGCTGGATCTTCCG ACGAAGCGTCATGTGGATCACCAAGATGGATAGGGAGAGGCCTATCTTGCGTGTGCATCAAGCGAAAAGGGGCATATGAGAGAATATGCATGAACCTCACACCAGTGCAG GAAGAAAGGCTTCAGAGATTAAAGCATCGCATGAAGGTTTACTTTGATCCATCTAGACGAGATCACCAG GAAGCCCTGAAAGCTCTTTGGCATGCGACATACCCTGATCAAGAACTTCAAGGTTTGATATCGGAACAGTGGAAGGACATGGGTTGGCAAGGAAGAGACCCATCAACTGACTTTAG AGGTGCAGGATTCATCTCTCTGGAGAACCTTCTATTCTTTGCCAAGACATTCTCT GCCTCATTTCAGAGGCTGCTAAAGAAACAGTGCGGTAACAGAGCCACATGGGAGTACCCATTTGCAGTTGCTGGCGTAAACATTACATTCATGATCATGCAGATGCTTGATCTCCAGTCAA CAAAGCCAAGAACATTTGTCCGAGCCATTTTTATTCAAATGCTTTCAG AGGATGAGTGGGCATTTGATCTGCTCTACTGCGTCGCATTTGTTGTGATGGACAAGCAGTGGCTTGACAAGAACGCCTCTTACATGGACTTCAAT GAGGTACTGAAGTCAACACGAACCCAGCTGGAGAGGGAGCTCATGCTGGACGATGTGATGCGGATCGAAGACATGCCATCATACAGCCTGCTTTGCTAG
- the LOC112902779 gene encoding uncharacterized protein LOC112902779 isoform X2, which produces MHARLPCAVLAARAVPASRIRARLRTMPRWMSAFPPRPVPQRRLQIEEGTYGYASLETRPISPIPRARRLRIGPAGRPHCAFFFCYSWRRRRRRSKSLQSRRSAWTTSERASLSRPFGRLKSSRSCTSRTLSISKRSSPRQGQREMSRGSKMKIAWFIASSKREMLSGGIHTQDCFEQLNILELFLDCITETNERLIEFGIGGICNSCVDPANALVIVQCGGIPLVIYNTYQQRCGALSISEANKTR; this is translated from the exons ATGCATGCCCGCCTGCCGTGCGCCGTCCTCGCCGCCCGAGCCGTCCCCGCCTCACGGATCCGCGCCCGCCTCAGGACGATGCCCCGGTGGAtgtcggcgttcccgccgcgcCCGGTGCCGCAGCGTCGACTGCAGATCGAGGAGGGCACCTACGGGTACGCATCTCTCGAAACTCGCCCGATTTCCCCAATCCCGCGAGCACGCCGCCTGCGCATTGGCCCAGCTGGGCGCCCCCACTGTGCCTTCTTTTTTTGTTATTCATGGCGAAGGAGACGGAGACGAAGTAAATCGTTGCAGTCAAGAAGATCCGCATGGACAACGAGCGAGAGGGC TTCCCTATCACGGCCATTCGGGAGATTAAAATCCTCAAGAAGCTGCACCAGCAGAACGCTGTCAATCTCAAAGAGATCGTCACCTCGCCAG GGCCAGAGAGAAATGAGCAGGGGAAGCAAA ATGAAGATTGCTTGGTTCATAGCTTCGAGCAAGAGAGAGATGTTGTCAGGAGGCATACATACACAGGATTGCTTCGAACAG CTGAATATTCTTGAGTTATTCTTGGACTGCATTACAGAGACAAATGAAAGGCTTATCGAGTTCGGTATTGGTGGAATATGTAACTCATGTGTTG ATCCTGCAAATGCTTTAGTCATTGTTCAGTGCGGCGGAATCCCATTGGTTATATACAATACTTATCAACAACGGTGCGGAGCACTGAGTATTTCTGAAGCTAACAAAACGAG GTGA
- the LOC112902779 gene encoding uncharacterized protein LOC112902779 isoform X1 gives MPACRAPSSPPEPSPPHGSAPASGRCPGGCRRSRRARCRSVDCRSRRAPTGTHLSKLARFPQSREHAACALAQLGAPTVPSFFVIHGEGDGDEVNRCSQEDPHGQRARGRSSLSRPFGRLKSSRSCTSRTLSISKRSSPRQGQREMSRGSKMKIAWFIASSKREMLSGGIHTQDCFEQLNILELFLDCITETNERLIEFGIGGICNSCVDPANALVIVQCGGIPLVIYNTYQQRCGALSISEANKTR, from the exons ATGCCCGCCTGCCGTGCGCCGTCCTCGCCGCCCGAGCCGTCCCCGCCTCACGGATCCGCGCCCGCCTCAGGACGATGCCCCGGTGGAtgtcggcgttcccgccgcgcCCGGTGCCGCAGCGTCGACTGCAGATCGAGGAGGGCACCTACGGGTACGCATCTCTCGAAACTCGCCCGATTTCCCCAATCCCGCGAGCACGCCGCCTGCGCATTGGCCCAGCTGGGCGCCCCCACTGTGCCTTCTTTTTTTGTTATTCATGGCGAAGGAGACGGAGACGAAGTAAATCGTTGCAGTCAAGAAGATCCGCATGGACAACGAGCGAGAGGGCGTAG TTCCCTATCACGGCCATTCGGGAGATTAAAATCCTCAAGAAGCTGCACCAGCAGAACGCTGTCAATCTCAAAGAGATCGTCACCTCGCCAG GGCCAGAGAGAAATGAGCAGGGGAAGCAAA ATGAAGATTGCTTGGTTCATAGCTTCGAGCAAGAGAGAGATGTTGTCAGGAGGCATACATACACAGGATTGCTTCGAACAG CTGAATATTCTTGAGTTATTCTTGGACTGCATTACAGAGACAAATGAAAGGCTTATCGAGTTCGGTATTGGTGGAATATGTAACTCATGTGTTG ATCCTGCAAATGCTTTAGTCATTGTTCAGTGCGGCGGAATCCCATTGGTTATATACAATACTTATCAACAACGGTGCGGAGCACTGAGTATTTCTGAAGCTAACAAAACGAG GTGA
- the LOC112902779 gene encoding uncharacterized protein LOC112902779 isoform X3 has product MDNEREGFPITAIREIKILKKLHQQNAVNLKEIVTSPGPERNEQGKQNEDCLVHSFEQERDVVRRHTYTGLLRTETNERLIEFGIGGICNSCVDPANALVIVQCGGIPLVIYNTYQQRCGALSISEANKTR; this is encoded by the exons ATGGACAACGAGCGAGAGGGC TTCCCTATCACGGCCATTCGGGAGATTAAAATCCTCAAGAAGCTGCACCAGCAGAACGCTGTCAATCTCAAAGAGATCGTCACCTCGCCAG GGCCAGAGAGAAATGAGCAGGGGAAGCAAA ATGAAGATTGCTTGGTTCATAGCTTCGAGCAAGAGAGAGATGTTGTCAGGAGGCATACATACACAGGATTGCTTCGAACAG AGACAAATGAAAGGCTTATCGAGTTCGGTATTGGTGGAATATGTAACTCATGTGTTG ATCCTGCAAATGCTTTAGTCATTGTTCAGTGCGGCGGAATCCCATTGGTTATATACAATACTTATCAACAACGGTGCGGAGCACTGAGTATTTCTGAAGCTAACAAAACGAG GTGA